The Blautia obeum ATCC 29174 region TATTACAATGCTCTTACATATTCTTTGAACATGTCTCCACGCTGTTCATAATTATCAAACTGTCCCCAGCTTGCACATGCCGGTGAAAGAAGTACCGCATCACCAGGATTGGCTTTTTCGGCACATATCTTTACTGCCTCCTCAAGATTTTCACAGAGAATGCATGGGCAGACACCAAGACGTTCTGCCGCCTCTTTGATCTTGTCACGCGTCTGGCCGATCAGCACCAGATATCTTACCTTCCCGTCAAAAGAATTCAGCCACTCATCATAACTGGAACCTTTGTCGTAACCACCACCGATCAGGAGCGTCGGACGGTTCATTGCCTGGATTCCTTTTATTGCTGCATCAGGATTGGTTCCCTTGGAATCATTATAATATGCAACACCATTTTTCTCCATGACATATTCAATGCGGTGTTCTACTGCTGTGAACGCACAGATGCTCTTACGGATATTTTCCACAGACACACCTGCATAATATGCCATTGCAGATGCCGCCATAACATTCTCAAAATTGTGCTGTCCGAGAAGTTTCAGTTCTCCTGTATGTACCAGAGGGATTTCTTCGTCTGCTGTTTTCAGTACGATCAGATCTCCATCCAGATAAATACCCTCGTCCAGTTTTCTCACGCTTGAAAAATACACAGTTTTCGGAACAATGTGTCTGCCAAACTCACGAAGCACTTCATCTTCATAGTTCAGGATACAGTAATCCTCTGCTGTCTGATTTTTGACGATCAGTTCTTTGACGCGGATATATTCTTCCATCGTATGGTGTCTGTTCAGATGGTCTTCCGTAATATTCAGGATTGCACTTACCTTCGGCGCAAACTCTTCGATCGTTTCCAGCTGGAAACTGCTGATCTCGGCCACTGTTGTGGAGCTATCTTTCATTTCCAGTGCC contains the following coding sequences:
- the murD gene encoding UDP-N-acetylmuramoyl-L-alanine--D-glutamate ligase, which translates into the protein MNLQGKKVLVFGSGKSGIGAAELLAKVGAQPVIYDGNKDLDKETVIKKVPDCNNIEVYAGELPEEVQKRLDLAVLSPGVPTDIPLVKSFYEQGLPVWGEVELAYRTGKGRVLAITGTNGKTTTTALLGKIMSDAEDSVFVVGNIGTPYTSKALEMKDSSTTVAEISSFQLETIEEFAPKVSAILNITEDHLNRHHTMEEYIRVKELIVKNQTAEDYCILNYEDEVLREFGRHIVPKTVYFSSVRKLDEGIYLDGDLIVLKTADEEIPLVHTGELKLLGQHNFENVMAASAMAYYAGVSVENIRKSICAFTAVEHRIEYVMEKNGVAYYNDSKGTNPDAAIKGIQAMNRPTLLIGGGYDKGSSYDEWLNSFDGKVRYLVLIGQTRDKIKEAAERLGVCPCILCENLEEAVKICAEKANPGDAVLLSPACASWGQFDNYEQRGDMFKEYVRAL